In Chiloscyllium plagiosum isolate BGI_BamShark_2017 chromosome 26, ASM401019v2, whole genome shotgun sequence, the sequence TCTTGTCATCATTCAGAAAATAGTAAGGGAGGTCTCTTCGTGTCCTATCTATTTATAATGCAGTTGAAAATACCAAGGCCAGATACATTGTTCCTTTATACCTTCCAGCTGATGGAGCCTTGTGCACAGTTAACTGTCACGTGAAGTTACATAACTGACTGCACTTCAcaagtaggaacaaattactgcagatgctgtattctgtactgaaaacaaagagCTAATCACATCAGCATCCGTGAAGagggagcaagctaatgtttcgagtctagactTTGTTTTGAGTCATACCTCACATCAGTTAAAAAAGAGTGATCTGGACTCGAATCATTAGCTTActctctcttcacggatgctgcttgacccgttCTACTTCAGAAGTGATTCATTAACTGGGAAATTTGCAGCTCAATTGCAAAATTTTGGGATGATGGACTGTGAACATCAGTAAACTTGGCTGTGAATCCTTCTGCAGTCAAATACCCATATACTCCAGGTCGACGTATATGGGAAGGACCTCTTAAATTACTGGAAGACATTAGTAAAAACATGCCCACAATAGTCAGTGCCTTAAAAAACCTGAGAGGATACTTGTATTTCCAAACTGTGTTGCTGTTAATTTATCCACACTTGTGCAGATCCACTCACGACACTGTTATAACAATGACCGATGGTTTCATGTACATGTGAACTCTGACATTGACTGAATCCAATTTCCCATCAAATATGCTGCCATTTTTGAGCACACATGTGAAACAGCGCATTGTAAAGGGTGCATTACCAGATATCAAGGAAACTGGGTTGTTTGTCCCGAAGAGATGAAGAATCCTGTGCAACTTGTCACTCAGTGAGTGCTACTGATGGTTTGAGATAATCCCTACTCCCTTGACTGACAGATCAAGAATGAGCAAAAGAAATGACTCATTTAAACTGGTCCATCTGACAAAGATGAACTACTTGCCCTTTTAACCACACTTTGTGCTGATTTCTCTCTCCTATCCCACTCCAGTTGGTAAGAATTTAAAAGCAACGCTCCAATATTGCAGCTGTGGTGTTCCACCTGCGGGTGACGTCAGCCATGAACACAGCCTTGTATTTTTGTTAAGGTAACATTAATTAGTCCCTTTGAAACTGGGGAAAATAAAATTCTTGCATATTAATGTTCCTTTGATATTCATCCAGGCACTCAAGGCTTGGCTGTGACATACTGTTGTCGTGGTGAAGAGGAGAATGAGTTGGAGTTAATAGCACAGCGTTGCAATCTTCACCTCCTGAGTCTACCTGGTAGGTGATGAGAGTGAATTTAGTTGTAAATTCAGTCTTTTAGATTATTTCTAGTCGGCACTATGATGCACTTCAACTGTTACAAAACTTTAACTTTATTCTCTCAGCCACACTGTCAGACACTGGCAGGTCAGTTGATGTTTATTTGTGTTGTTGAGGGAATTCTGTAACTTGGAAAAgattgtggaggagctggtgttggactggagtggacaaagttaaaaatcacacaacaggaatttccaaataaacctgttggcctaatatctggtgttgtatgatttttaactttgggaaACATTGACACGTCGCAGGCTGAAGTATTGCCAGTATAAAGTAACTGGgtcctcagtggttagcactgttgcctcacagcgccagggacccgggttcagttcccgcctcgtgcaactgtctgtgtggagtttgtacattctccccctgactgcgtgggtttcctccgggtgctccggtttcctcccacagtccaaagatgtgcaggttaggtgaattggccatgctaaattgcccgtagtgttaggtgcattagtcagggttaactgtaggggaatggatctgggtgggttgctcttcagagggtcggtgtggacttgttgggccgaagggcctgtttccacactgcagggaatctaatctaatcactatgTTACCTTCTTATCTCCCACTTCCCTAGTAAGAAACGTATATCTGAAGGGAATAACTAGACTCTGTAAAGTCTTTGCCAATTCTTTatggcttttttttaatagatcCAATTCCATCAGGATTATTGGAAGAGCCCGTAGATTGGGATGTAGAGGTCATCAAGGTAAAAGGGGATAAGAATTCAGCCGTTGCAGCAATTCCATTGGCTGCTGAGATTGAACCCTCAGTGAGGTGGGAGCACACTATCCCAGAgccactgtcactctctcctgtcaaaactgctggaaaaaagTTCACAACCAAGAAAATTCTGAAATCAAAGAAGGTGCTGAAAGAGAAGGATCCCCAGGAACACCGTGCTGGAGATGTGGGGAAGGCGCCAGAGATCAGCAGCTGCCACGTGTCCACTGACATCAAAATGAAAGTCTGGGCAAACCTTCAAGATGCCACGTGTTGCGATGTGTCCCGATCCTCTGCTGAGCCGGTCACCATCACAGCAGAAGACAGGAAGGCTTTGCAAGAATCGCTCCCCAAAATCCCAGCCTTGACGCTCTTTAAGAAAAGGTCAAATCGTAGGAGGCGATTGTTGAGCTTTGTGGAACTTGTTGAAGACTACGAGAGCTTCCTCGCCGAGCGGGATGAGAAACCGGTGGAAGTAGTTCGCCAGTGGACCGGGTTCTCTGGGATCTTGAAGGAGAAGTCAACAAATGAAATGGAAGATTCAGAAAGCAGGGAGCTGATGTCCCGAGACCAGAACAGTCACCTGTTTTTAAGTAAGCAGGATTTGATCTGTTTGCATGCTTCTCAAAAGTGGGCAAAACCGACTGAGCTGGAAGACCCCAGTGATTCCAGCTCCAGCACTAACCCTTCAACACGCAGCAGGACCAGCAGCAGGGAGTCATCGACAGAGGCTGAGGTGCCAGTGAACCCTCATGTCCAGAATGATGTCCTGCTGAGGAAAGTTGCAAGTCCCATCCCAGAGGATTTCCCCAATCGGAGTGAGAAAACGCTTCCCGCCTTCCAATCCCTTGCCCGGCAAGAGGGCTTCAAAGACGAGGCAGCAGCTAATTCTTTCTCTAGTGTCCCTTCCAAACGACCACTTGAGATTGATACAGGGTTAGGTCTCAACTGCTTCTCTCTCAAAGGCTCAGCCCCCAAGGGCAGCAGGAAAAGATCCAAGGCAGACCCCAAGCTGACATCCGCTGAAGCAGCAAGAGCTTCCAGTGTCACAGATCAGGGCAGCAAGGATGCACCTTGTCCTTACCCAGAAGGTCAGCCCATGTTGCCCTCTGAGTTTGAATGTTCTAGTGATTACTGGAAGGCTTATTATCATGCATGGCGCAGTTACTACGCTACCATTGGCTATCCTTACTATGGCAGCTCAAAGAGGTATTCAGATTGGCTGAGAGCATATCAGATGAACTCTGTGTATCTGCAGGAACTGTTCAAACCATAAATTAATTAGCTTTTTAATGGTAATTTACGGTAGAACATTTTTGTACTACAACTGAGCTACTATAATAAAGATTTTGCCCCGTGATCTGTTTTGTTGTTTGGTTTTAAATCATATCTGAGGTGATGGTGGCACAAGCCCTGTTTGGTCCATTGAGCAAGCTCCACATAATCAAAAACATTCCTTCCCTCTACCCCCAATCCCTGTTTTCCAAATCATTTCCTGAGAGAGTTGGGAagagctatttaaaaaaaaaagattcaggGGAAGTTGCTCTCCCGTTCCCTTCCAGGTAATCTGAACCTGTCCAGGAGGTGATGAACTGGCATGAGTTGTTGTGGGATTAGCATTGAACCTCTCTGTTTCACTGTAATTAacttgagggggtgacctttacagaggttgataaaatcatgagagacctggatagggtgaatcgccaagatctttttccccaaggtaggacaatccaaaactagagggcttcaGTGTAAGAtcagaggggaaatatataaaagagacctgaggggcaattctttcaaggtgtgtgtatgggatgagctattccaggctggcacaattgcaacatttaaaaggcatctagttgGGTacgtgaattggaagggtttagagggatatggaccaaattctggcaaatgggactagattaatttaagatatctggatgagttggattgaagctcagtttccatgctgtgtaaccCTGAGTCTAAATGTTTGCAGAGCCTTGGTTTGATGCTCTCACTGTTGAGAAGTGGGGTTGAGCCTTCGATGTACCTTGCGATAACTCCTTTGATAACAGCACATACATGAAGGTGCTTTTGAGCTAGGGTTGGTTCTGGTAAAAATTTATTTTCTGGCAGGCACGCTGACTTTTTAaacatgatttagagatgccggtgttggactggggtgtacaaagttaaaaatcacacaacactaggttatagtccaacaggtttaattggaagcaccctagctttcggagcgatgctccttcatcaggtgaatcactgccttgaaccactgcagttcttgAGGCGCAGGGAGATTGACGGTGTTGTTCGGAGAGTGGGCTGAgtgtcactgagggaatggtgatatattgtaCCTCCGAGTCAGGGTGATGTGTGGCTTGTTGAGAAATGTGCAGGTGAAGGTTTCTCTGTGTATCTGCTGCTATAGACCTATAGGTGGCAGTGCTGCATCATTTCAACACTTTGCTGAAAGGATGGGTAAAttctttttagattccctacaatgtggaaacaggcccttcggcccaacaagaccacactgaccctctgaagaccaacccaccccagaccaatttccctctaaGTGAtttacccaacactatgggcaatttagcatggccaattcacctgaccggcacatctttggactgtgggaggaaaccggagcacccggaggaaactcacgcagacactgggagaatgtgcaaactccacacggacagtcacccaaggttggaattgaacctgggtccctggtgctgtgagttagcagtgctagccactgtgctgccccaacaTAACACCAAACTCTTAACCTGAcatacagaatgctggagaaactcaataggtctctGGGCTAGAGAAAAGCTTTCAAGTTAATTATCAAACACCCTCATAAACATAGATCAAAATCTATATGTTCGGACCCGGGTGcccctggagagggagcacacagtgtccaccaGCAACCTCGAGCTGTTCAGagatgggcaccgcagggagtggaatgttttattttcccctccaactctattttgatttaatccctgccctccccttcactgtttgatcatgtaacattgccctctgatgtgaaggtcactgcttgtcactggccacttgggtgtttcctctCCTCCTGGTGGtgcaaactgaataaagatttatataccttgtgtctttcactgtgtctcacacccacacacacacaacatgggtgctgggggaaatataagcactactgcagttagatGGCAGTGTAGGGatgaagtttaaaacaaaaatcaaaatccaCATGCTGCTAGATCAAGATCAAGCTCTAAATTTTATAATTAGGGCACCTGGGTATGGGCACGAAAGACTGACCCAGTCAGTGAAACCCTCATACCATtaagtgaattaaaaagaaaagtcaCTGAAATGAActttcagtgggcggcacggtggcacagtggttagcactgctgcctcacagcgccagagacctgggttcaattcccgccttaggcgactctccgtgtggagtttgcacatgctccctgtgtctgcatgggtttcctccgggtgctctggtttcctcccacaatccaaaaatgtgcaggttaggtgaattggctgtagtgttaggtgaaggggcaaatgtaggggaacgggtctgggtgggttacgcttcggtgggtcggtgtggacttgttgggccgaagggcctgttttcacactgtaagtaatctaaaaacttGAGTCTACACTCTGCGATGAGCACACTAGCAACTGAGTTCACCAGATTTTTGATAGAAAAAGGAGATGGGAAGTAGGTAGAAAAGTAGGGTTGAGGGAATGGTCACATCACTTCTGttatcaaatggcaaagcagattcaatgggctgaatggctaacaCCTATTCCAGATTCTAGTGAGTTGCAGGTGACAGGCAATGACTAGAAAGTGGAACCTTAAATTGGAGGAAAATGTGTGTAAGGAAAATTTCAGGTAAAAAAAATAACAGATCTCATACTAAAAATTACAAAGGAGAAAAGAGAATGAATGGTTGACTGGGATTGCAAAGAGTGGGGTAAGTGGTATATCCCCAACAAAGTTCTTAAACCACAATAAgaagattaaaattaaattgcatgaaGTTATAGGGAAGTTTCATTAGTTCATTCCTTGTACAGATTACAGTGAGTGTAAAGTAGAATTGATGGGGACTGTCTCTTTAAGATGGGACCACATTAACTTACTAAAGCTGCATCCCCGTGAGTTGAGTAACTGTGCAGTTTGTGTTGCTATTGAGCTGAACCTGGCATGT encodes:
- the ddx20 gene encoding probable ATP-dependent RNA helicase DDX20; protein product: MALTGRRTAHSIDRRPRTGDVLLAPGEQVDFAALLLTQPVLEGLREAGFERPSPIQLKAIPLGRCGLDLIVQAKSGTGKTCVFATIALDSLILENPATQVLVLAPTREIAVQIHSVITAIGIKMEGLECHVFIGGTPLNLDKTRLKKCHIAVGSPGRIKQLIEIGFLPTASIRLFVLDEADKLLEEGSFQEQINWIYSSLPSNKQMVALSATYPESLAHHLTRYMRDPSFVRLNPTDPSLIGLKQFYKVVNSYPLPHKIFEEKMQHLLELFSKIPFNQALVFSNLHSRAQRLADILTSKGLPAVCISGSMNQNQRLEAMSKLKQYKCRVLISTDLTSRGIDAEKVNLVVNLDVPQDWETYMHRIGRAGRFGTQGLAVTYCCRGEEENELELIAQRCNLHLLSLPDPIPSGLLEEPVDWDVEVIKVKGDKNSAVAAIPLAAEIEPSVRWEHTIPEPLSLSPVKTAGKKFTTKKILKSKKVLKEKDPQEHRAGDVGKAPEISSCHVSTDIKMKVWANLQDATCCDVSRSSAEPVTITAEDRKALQESLPKIPALTLFKKRSNRRRRLLSFVELVEDYESFLAERDEKPVEVVRQWTGFSGILKEKSTNEMEDSESRELMSRDQNSHLFLSKQDLICLHASQKWAKPTELEDPSDSSSSTNPSTRSRTSSRESSTEAEVPVNPHVQNDVLLRKVASPIPEDFPNRSEKTLPAFQSLARQEGFKDEAAANSFSSVPSKRPLEIDTGLGLNCFSLKGSAPKGSRKRSKADPKLTSAEAARASSVTDQGSKDAPCPYPEGQPMLPSEFECSSDYWKAYYHAWRSYYATIGYPYYGSSKRYSDWLRAYQMNSVYLQELFKP